A section of the Chryseobacterium ginsenosidimutans genome encodes:
- a CDS encoding acyl-CoA dehydrogenase has translation MDFNLSEEQLMIQQAARDFAQNELLPEVIERDRDQKFPTEQVKKMGEMGLLGMMVDPKYGGAGMDSVSYVLAMEEIAKIDASAAVVMSVNNSLVCAGLEKFASEEQKVKYLTPLASGQVIGAFALSEPEAGSDATSQKTTAEDKGDYYLLNGIKNWITNGGTASYYVVIAQTNPEKKHKGINAFIVERGWEGFEIGPKEDKLGIRGSDTHSLIFNNVKVPKENRIGEDGFGFNFAMAVLNGGRIGIASQALGIASGAYELALKYAKTRKAFKTEIINHQAIAFKLADMATQIMAARMLCYKAAVEKDAGKDISEIGAMAKLYSSQVAMDTTIEAVQIHGGYGYVKEYHVERMMRDAKITQIYEGTSEIQKIVISRSIAK, from the coding sequence ATGGACTTTAATTTATCAGAAGAACAGCTGATGATTCAGCAGGCGGCAAGGGATTTTGCACAAAATGAACTATTACCGGAAGTTATTGAAAGAGACCGCGACCAAAAATTTCCTACTGAGCAAGTAAAGAAAATGGGAGAAATGGGACTTTTGGGAATGATGGTCGATCCTAAATACGGTGGTGCAGGAATGGATAGCGTTTCTTACGTTTTGGCAATGGAAGAGATTGCAAAGATTGATGCTTCTGCCGCTGTTGTTATGTCTGTAAATAATTCTCTGGTCTGCGCAGGACTTGAAAAATTCGCTTCTGAAGAGCAAAAAGTGAAATATCTTACGCCTCTTGCAAGCGGACAGGTAATCGGAGCTTTTGCTTTGTCTGAGCCTGAAGCAGGTTCTGATGCGACTTCTCAGAAAACAACTGCAGAAGATAAGGGAGATTATTACCTTTTAAACGGTATCAAAAACTGGATCACAAACGGAGGAACGGCATCTTACTATGTTGTAATTGCACAGACTAATCCTGAGAAAAAACATAAAGGAATCAACGCATTCATCGTCGAGAGAGGGTGGGAAGGATTCGAAATAGGACCGAAAGAAGACAAATTGGGAATCAGAGGAAGCGATACGCATTCTTTGATCTTTAACAATGTGAAAGTACCAAAGGAAAACAGAATCGGGGAAGATGGTTTCGGATTCAACTTTGCGATGGCTGTTTTGAATGGAGGTAGAATAGGTATCGCTTCTCAGGCTTTAGGTATCGCTTCCGGAGCTTACGAATTGGCTTTAAAATACGCTAAAACAAGAAAAGCTTTTAAAACTGAAATTATCAACCATCAGGCTATTGCTTTCAAATTGGCCGATATGGCAACTCAGATTATGGCTGCAAGAATGCTTTGCTATAAAGCTGCTGTGGAAAAAGATGCAGGAAAAGATATTTCTGAAATCGGTGCTATGGCAAAATTATATTCTTCTCAGGTTGCCATGGATACTACGATTGAAGCAGTACAGATCCACGGTGGATACGGATATGTGAAAGAATATCATGTAGAAAGAATGATGAGAGATGCAAAAATCACTCAGATCTATGAAGGAACTTCTGAAATCCAGAAGATCGTTATCTCAAGAAGCATTGCAAAGTAA